A region of the Stieleria sp. JC731 genome:
AGTCGGCTTTCAGTGCAATCCTAACGGAACCTTGGCTAATCAGCCTCCACGGTTTGGGGGGAGGCGGCCTAAGGCGATAGCGTTTCCCTTACCGCGACCTAATGAAGCATTCGTGGTGTGGAGGGGGCATACACGCGGCAACAGCTGAAACGCCAAGTCAAACCTTTCGCTGCCAAATTCGTGTCTGCGAAAAGGGTTTCAAGCCAGTTGCGTCGTTAGCACGTACGCCGGGTTGCAGGTGAGCAGGAGGTTTATGCGGGTTTTGCTACCCCGAGCAATTTGCATCTCGAAATTCGCCGATATACAGAATCAGACGCGCATTTTTCGACCAGGCATGGGGCTCTTTCCTGGTCCGTCTAGCTGGATGTCATGCGACGGGTTGGCCGCGATCACTTTTCAATTGACGGCGGCCAGTCATTTTTGATATTCCGGCGCTTTGAAATTCGATCCTCCTGCATTCGATCAGGGACCAGTCTGATGAAACCTTGTGTACGGTTCGGCTTTGCCGCGGTTCTGTGCCTTTCCACCATCCAAACAGCGATGGGACAGGCGAACAAGCAACGTGGTGTCGCGTTGGGTGGGCTTGCCGGCGCGATCGCAGGTGGCATCATTGGCGACCATAATGATGAAGCAGGTGCGGGAGCTGCCATCGGTGGTGTCGTCGGCGCGGTTGCCGGTGGCATCCTGGGAAACGCGGCTGACAAAGAAGCTCAGATCCAACAACAGCGTTCCGCCTACTACCACGCTCAGCAGCAACAAGCCGCGGCTCAGCAGCAGGCGATCGCAATGCAATCCGCGGTTACTCTGCAAGACGTCATCAGCATGAGCCGTTCAGGTCTAAGCGACCAAGTGATCATGAACCAAGTCCGCCAACGCGGCTTCATTGGCAAGATCAGCGTCAGTGACATCATCGCATTGCATCAACAAGGTGTCAGCGAGAACGTGATCACAGCATTGCAATCAGCGAACACGTCACCTGCGCCCGTTCAGGTTTCGCGTCCGGCTCCAGTGCAGCCATCGCCAGTTGTGATTGAGCGCCATTATCAACAGCCTTCGCCGGTCATCATCGAAGAGCACGTATTGCGGTCCTATCCTCGCCCACACTACTACCATCATCATCGTGGTGGTCGAGGTTCGTTCTACATCTATCACTGATCATCAATCAACTGACAGACAAACAGCGAAACGCTGCAGCCTCCATACTGAGGGTTGCAGCGTTTTTTTTATGGACTGATCCGTGGCTAAATATGATCCAATGGCCACTACGCATTGCCCATGCTGGACCATTCAATTGTCGGCCTGCGGGATTGATCGCTTACAAAGTGGCATTGGACGCCAAAGTGCCAGCGGGGAAGAATGCTGCATACAGGCAGTGTAGGGCAACAATCGAGAGACACAGCTGCTAGCCGTCTGATAGGCCTTTTCTTCCCCGCAGTCGAACCAGCATTGCTGCTGAGGCGGCTAGCACGAGGATTGCGCTGAAAACGAAGTAACCGATGACACCGCTAACGAAACCATCGTTTACAAGCTTGTTATCGGGGACAAGGTCTTCGTTCAATGGAAGCCAAAACAACGTCGAAAATGGACTCGTGACCCCAGTCCAGTCGATGTTCGTGATCGTTTCGTCCGGCATGTTCAGCATCCGAGTGACGATGGACAGGGATGGCGGGACAACGTACAGCAGTAACAAGACAGCATAAGTCGTCAACAATGCGATCGAAGTCTTGCGGGCGAACATTGAACATGTCAGCGCCACGACACAATTGACCAAACAAACCACTCCGACAATCAAGAACATCAGTCCGACCGAAATCAGGTTCGACCAAAACGCAGTGTTCAGTGCCGCGCCCAACAGCAGCGGCCAAAGCAGGAAACCTGTCAGAACAAGCGAGATACGGAATCGGACGATGAACTTGCCCCACAGAATCTGGACCGGCGACAACGGAGTGGTCAGAAGCAAATCCAGGGTCTGACGCTCTCGTTCGCTGGTAATACTACCGGCTAAAAACGACGGACCGACCAGCATGTTGAAAACGATGACGTAAACGCAAAACCAGGGTGCTTGATGCTGTTGGAAGAACAAGAAATAACCCATCATCGGGATCGCTAGCAGGATGCTGATCTGGATGACCAGACGCAACATCAACGTCCCTTGGCTAAAGATCTCGCTGTGGAGTTCCTTGTCGTAGACCGGGTTGGCACCATCGGCCATCATCTCGTCTTTCTTTGGCGGCGCAAACAAACGATCGGGAAATTGGTCAGGCTGAATCACAAGTCCGACTGCTTCTTCGGCCTCCTTCTCCAGGTCGATCACTTCTTTGCCTTCGCTGCCGACATCAGGTGGATAAAGCATCCGGCCTGCCGCAGCGGAACCCATCAAAATCACAGCGGTCAGTCCAAAAGCAGGGAAGACCACGGTGGCAATTCGAAGACGCAAGTATCCGTCGTCACCCAGGGATGCCCAAAACACACAGGCACCGATGACCAGCGGCAAAATTGCGAGATAGCTGACGACAAGGGCGCTACTTGTTCGAGGAAAGTAACTGCTGCACAACACGCCGATCGCTCCGAACAAGACCACCGAAACGATCAGGCCGAAGTAGGCCGCAAGCACCTCATACACGTGGACGCCACCCAAAGGCAGGCATAGCACAATGATCGGCAGCGACCCGATAATCAACATGCCCAGGTGGGTTAACGAAGCCACCATTTTCCCCAGCACAACGGCGCCCGGACGCAGGGGACTGGCAAGCAGCATCTCGTACGTTTTGCGTTCCTTCTCCCCCGCGATCGTTCCGGCAGCAAAGCTTGGCGCCATCAACGATGCGATCACATATTGGCCCAGAAAGAACAGGTTCACCAACTTGGTTGCCGAAGGCGGAGTACTGGTCAGGTCCAGACGCTGATCGTTGGGCCAAGCGGCGATCACGACCGTCGCGAGAAGCAATTGGTACAATCCCAATAACACAAAGGCTCGCTTGGTGCGAAGGTTGACAAGCAACTCTCGCTGCAGCACAGGATTCTCAAGGATGTACATCAGCCGCTACGATTATTTCCACTGGTTTCCCTACGGACAGCCGAGTAATCGACTGCTTCCGTCTTAGCATGACGCCATTGTAGCAATCTGCAACCGAGACACCGGCAGCCGTATCGTTGTTGAATAGACAAAATTACTTTAACGTAGCCACTACTTCGCCCCGACTTGGTGCCTACTCGCCTAGAATAACTTTTGCGATCGGGACGCATGCGTTGCCGATTGACCGAATGACTACTCGATTTACTCTTCGCGACTGATCTCTCGAATGCCGCGATTCGCGTTTTATCTCTACATCCTGCTGACCGTTCCCCTAATCGTTGGATGCGAGGGATGTCGCCAGGTTTCGACGTCCGGCGGACCGTCCGAAAACGACAAGGCACCTAAAGAGGCATATTCGGTCGGAGCGACACTCGGTTATCCGGCTGATCAGAATGCTACTTTTGGAGCTTTGAAGCCCGGGCACTGGATGAGCGCCGAACAATCGTTGCGCAGTAATCAAGGTGACCAACGTGGCGAGCTTCATACGCAAGCGACGGCTATCCTGCGTGACCGTGACTTAAATCAAATCGGCACCGTCAATTCGATCAAGACGGTGCGTCCGGTTGTGTTGCCCGAAGGCCAGATGCGAGGGTTCGATTTCCGCTTTCACGTTCCCTTACCGTCTTCTGAATCGTCACGCCGAATCAGCTTGTCAAGCCGTATGGTCCCGAGCAGTGGTGGGATCCTTGATACCGGTGGCCAACCCTTCGTCGCACTCGATGCAAGCGAATACTTCTTCGTCGTTTTGACAACTCGTCCCGATCGTTTCACCCGTTTTCAGACGGCAAACTGGGCCAGCTTTCAGTCCGGCAATGTCGATCGTGAAGTTCGCTACAACAATTACCGCGTCGTCGTTCCGAAAGTTGACGGGAGCATTCTGCCATTGCCCGACACGATGTTGGATATGAGCAGCTTCGCGGTGATTTTCTGGGACGACGTTTCCGCCGACGCGTTGACCCCGATGCAACAGTCTGCGATCGCTGATTGGGTTCGGTTTGGCGGCCGTTTTATTATCAACGGTGCCGATGGCAGCGACGCGGTGGCAAACACATCGCTGCTGGAACTGATGCCGCTCGAACCGACCAGCAATATTGAGTTGGATGGAAAATCCGCAGCCGAGATGATGGAGAACCACTCTGTCGAATCTGACCGCTCCCTGGCCAAGCAAAGAAACTTGGTGCTTTCTGAATCGAGCCGCATCGCAGTCGATGGGCGTCTGAACTCTGGTGCTGAACCCCTCGAAGGCACGGCATCACTGGTTCTGAGAAAGCCGTTCGGCAGAGGCGCCGTCATTCAGCCACGATTTGATCTACTCGACAGCTGGATTCAAGATTGGGAATCCTATGACAGCTTCGTCAACAATGTCATCCTGAACCGGCCGGCTCGAAACTTTGTTGTTTCGCAGTCCGCACCATCGTTCTCTGACGGTGTTGGTAGCTTGGACGAAAATGAAGTCTTTCCGGAGGATCTGGAACTGACATTCACCGGAACGCGAATCGGTTCTGACGCCGCGGCAAACACACAGTTTCGCTTGTCCAGTCGAGACGCGATCCTTTCGCAGCTTGACAATCAACAGGGTGAATCAAAAGAAGCGGGAAGCATCTTCGACCGGACATATCGAGTTGACGGGGTCGGGGGCCTGGCAAGCTGGAACGATAACAGCGATATCATGCAACAAATGACGGACACATTGACCAGTGAAGCGGGGATCGAGATTCCTGATTCGGCGTTGGTTATTCGATCATTGTTGATCTACTTGATTGTCTTGGTGCCGATCAACTACATCGTTTTTCGACTGATGAATCGACTCGAATACGCCTGGTTTGCAGTGCCGGTCATCGCGGTGATTGGTGCGGCTTTGGCAGCCCGACAAGCGCGATTGGATATCGGGTTTGCACGCAGTAATACCGAAATCGCATTTGCCGAGGTTTACGCCGGATATCCAAGAGCCCACCTGACTCGATTGATGGGGATCTATAATTCGTTGAGCAGTCGATACGAGTTGCAATTCCCAACGGCTGACGGGATAGCGATGCCCTTGATTGATGAAGTTGATCCAGGTACTGGCATTCAACCTGCGTTTCATGTTTCCTTCGCCGAGGGTCCCGCACTTGTCGATTTTG
Encoded here:
- a CDS encoding glycine zipper domain-containing protein, which produces MKPCVRFGFAAVLCLSTIQTAMGQANKQRGVALGGLAGAIAGGIIGDHNDEAGAGAAIGGVVGAVAGGILGNAADKEAQIQQQRSAYYHAQQQQAAAQQQAIAMQSAVTLQDVISMSRSGLSDQVIMNQVRQRGFIGKISVSDIIALHQQGVSENVITALQSANTSPAPVQVSRPAPVQPSPVVIERHYQQPSPVIIEEHVLRSYPRPHYYHHHRGGRGSFYIYH
- a CDS encoding ABC transporter permease subunit: MYILENPVLQRELLVNLRTKRAFVLLGLYQLLLATVVIAAWPNDQRLDLTSTPPSATKLVNLFFLGQYVIASLMAPSFAAGTIAGEKERKTYEMLLASPLRPGAVVLGKMVASLTHLGMLIIGSLPIIVLCLPLGGVHVYEVLAAYFGLIVSVVLFGAIGVLCSSYFPRTSSALVVSYLAILPLVIGACVFWASLGDDGYLRLRIATVVFPAFGLTAVILMGSAAAGRMLYPPDVGSEGKEVIDLEKEAEEAVGLVIQPDQFPDRLFAPPKKDEMMADGANPVYDKELHSEIFSQGTLMLRLVIQISILLAIPMMGYFLFFQQHQAPWFCVYVIVFNMLVGPSFLAGSITSERERQTLDLLLTTPLSPVQILWGKFIVRFRISLVLTGFLLWPLLLGAALNTAFWSNLISVGLMFLIVGVVCLVNCVVALTCSMFARKTSIALLTTYAVLLLLYVVPPSLSIVTRMLNMPDETITNIDWTGVTSPFSTLFWLPLNEDLVPDNKLVNDGFVSGVIGYFVFSAILVLAASAAMLVRLRGRKGLSDG